TGCAACCAAAATCGTAATCACGGGGTAGAGCTTAATAAATTCCGAAAAACTTTCGGTTCGAACAAACATCTTTTCAACCTCCGAATCAACTACAATTGGCCTACTAAGTATTGAATATAACCATATTGTACAATATGAATAGATACTAAAAAAACGTATAAAGAAGGTGAACCGAATGATCAAAGGAATTGGGATTGACATTATCGAGTTTTCTCGAATTCAATCCGTCTTTAAAAGACAGCCAAAATTTATTGAGCGAGTGTTAACACCGGCTGAACAAGAACAATTCCATCAACTTTCTGAACGACGTCAGTTAGAGTTTTTAGCCGGACGTTTTGCAGCGAAAGAAGCGT
The sequence above is a segment of the Bacillus sp. (in: firmicutes) genome. Coding sequences within it:
- a CDS encoding holo-ACP synthase is translated as MIKGIGIDIIEFSRIQSVFKRQPKFIERVLTPAEQEQFHQLSERRQLEFLAGRFAAKEAFAKALGTGIGTELSFQDIEIIKDEKGKPYITYNEYIVHVSISHSIEYAVAQVVIEEI